From Fluviicola sp., the proteins below share one genomic window:
- a CDS encoding T9SS type A sorting domain-containing protein — protein sequence MKNLLLLLTLCQLTSIFGQSDNCTGTVPTLTVGATCTATNYSIPTSFSDNFSSEPSCGWDDVDGFYQFTATSNYTTVTITDATANGPNPGLMIVSGTCGGTFTALGCSQTGNGVNESVSFSTVAGQTYYAVIFATNAANTGPPTQATNGTICAVQSTYSGPVVASDCPNYVNICSNAGFQIDPNGYGSINEIPAAGSVGNPIYDPFFGPSSPWGGGNMGCLQIGESNSTWMVINVYTAGNLAFSFGAGGSQAGYYDWIMYPYTGPGTCGAISSNSLAPVRCNWNAVNSGGTGLASTLPAGGDWGNYEPPLAVTANSQYIICFSNYSSATSTVPIAFNGTATVGCSALGVNMANFTVKTDCETTQATLSWEAPTESSSTYEVQRSYTGETWEIIGNVTEPSGSSDSKQFVFRDDLEKDKLIFYRLKEIHSNGKSDYSELKSVTCKSGISPNTLSPNPSSELTNLTYYSKQPGTLHIFDAVGRLIEQIPLEDTKSKIVLKPINVSNLQNGVYRFVMDLGNESSTIQFVKK from the coding sequence ATGAAAAATTTACTATTACTACTCACTCTTTGCCAACTCACAAGTATTTTCGGACAATCAGACAATTGTACCGGAACAGTCCCAACATTAACCGTAGGAGCAACTTGTACAGCTACCAATTATTCCATTCCCACCTCCTTTTCCGATAATTTCAGTTCGGAACCTTCCTGCGGGTGGGATGATGTAGATGGTTTTTACCAATTTACGGCAACATCGAACTACACAACTGTAACCATTACCGATGCTACTGCAAACGGGCCAAATCCCGGATTGATGATCGTATCGGGAACCTGTGGAGGAACGTTTACCGCTCTTGGCTGTTCACAGACCGGGAACGGGGTGAATGAAAGTGTGAGTTTTTCGACAGTAGCAGGTCAAACGTACTATGCCGTTATTTTTGCTACCAATGCTGCAAATACCGGTCCTCCGACCCAGGCAACCAATGGAACGATTTGCGCCGTTCAAAGCACCTATTCAGGTCCTGTAGTCGCTTCCGATTGCCCGAATTATGTAAATATTTGCAGCAATGCGGGTTTCCAGATCGATCCGAACGGATATGGTTCCATCAATGAAATTCCTGCAGCCGGTTCCGTGGGAAACCCGATATACGATCCGTTTTTTGGGCCTTCAAGTCCCTGGGGAGGCGGAAACATGGGATGCCTGCAAATCGGCGAATCGAACAGTACCTGGATGGTTATCAATGTGTACACGGCCGGAAATTTAGCCTTTTCATTCGGAGCCGGCGGCTCACAGGCGGGTTATTACGACTGGATCATGTATCCTTACACCGGACCGGGAACCTGCGGCGCGATCTCAAGCAATTCTCTTGCACCTGTCAGATGCAACTGGAATGCCGTGAATTCAGGAGGAACCGGGTTGGCTTCTACATTGCCGGCGGGAGGAGACTGGGGAAATTATGAACCTCCGTTAGCCGTTACGGCCAATTCTCAATACATTATTTGTTTCTCCAACTATAGTTCAGCTACTTCAACGGTACCTATTGCATTCAACGGTACGGCAACGGTGGGCTGTTCTGCATTGGGCGTAAATATGGCCAATTTTACTGTAAAAACAGATTGTGAAACAACCCAGGCAACCCTCTCCTGGGAAGCCCCGACTGAAAGTTCAAGCACCTATGAAGTTCAACGAAGTTATACCGGTGAAACGTGGGAAATTATAGGAAATGTAACTGAACCATCCGGTTCTTCCGATTCGAAACAGTTCGTATTCAGAGATGACCTTGAAAAGGACAAACTGATTTTTTACCGGTTGAAAGAAATTCATTCCAACGGTAAATCTGATTATTCCGAATTAAAATCAGTAACCTGCAAATCGGGTATTAGTCCAAACACCTTATCTCCAAACCCTTCATCGGAGTTGACAAACCTAACGTATTATTCAAAACAACCGGGAACATTGCATATTTTTGATGCAGTAGGAAGACTTATTGAACAAATACCTTTGGAGGATACGAAAAGTAAAATTGTTTTGAAACCGATCAATGTTTCCAACCTTCAAAACGGCGTTTACCGCTTTGTTATGGATTTAGGGAACGAATCGTCTACCATCCAGTTTGTTAAGAAATAA
- a CDS encoding T9SS type A sorting domain-containing protein, with protein MKKQLLTLGFLSSIVAFGQTFTDNFDSYTAGQKLCPQSGGAWTTWSNAPGGTEDVMVSNADAASGSNSLYFSTSSSTGGPTDLVRNFGVLNTGQFDMDFNMKVETGKAGYFNFQRNATIGQVWAMDCFFNDNGTITINNQNGLNFTGASYPQNTWFNFRIAINFNTNNWEVFIDNVSVGSFANPVNQIASIDIYPTDQNAPYSCGYFMDDFHTVITPYSLPSLNAAANGLSFDQGMLAGNAVTPKVVVRNLGTTPITSFELDVDYNGNNIHQTVTGLNLASLATTTVTMTGTLTLTGSNMPMTATVSNVNNAGADMDANDDELSIDLNPLTPAMGKMVVGEEGTGTWCQWCPRGAVFMDMMETKYDQYWAGIAVHNGDPMTVTVYDDGIGGLVSGYPSALVDRMSVIDPSEMEGDFLTRVQVAPKALIENGATWNATTRELKVSTSANFLSSATSSYKLGIVLTEDEVTGTSSNYNQANAYAGGGQGAMGGFESLPNPVPAAQMVYDHVARAIEPSFTGYANSFPATVNAGETHTITATFTIPATWDETKIHIVGLLFNPAGQIDNAGKATITEAVANGFVAGTDVTAGLNDLVQIDDLVQVYPNPATTSVSVNLQIKEQSDVTISVTDVAGKEISSKNYGQMNGASVITINTSNTPAGVYFVNVKMNNAVTQKKVIIQ; from the coding sequence ATGAAAAAACAATTACTCACTCTTGGTTTCTTATCAAGTATTGTGGCATTTGGTCAGACATTCACCGATAATTTTGACTCTTATACCGCAGGACAAAAATTATGTCCGCAAAGTGGTGGCGCATGGACAACCTGGAGTAATGCTCCCGGGGGAACAGAAGACGTCATGGTTTCCAATGCCGATGCAGCTTCGGGAAGCAACTCGCTGTACTTCTCCACTTCTTCGTCAACAGGCGGGCCAACAGATTTGGTACGCAACTTCGGGGTTTTGAATACCGGGCAATTCGACATGGATTTCAACATGAAGGTTGAAACCGGGAAAGCAGGTTACTTCAACTTCCAGCGAAATGCAACGATCGGCCAGGTGTGGGCGATGGATTGTTTTTTCAACGACAACGGAACAATTACGATCAACAATCAAAACGGGTTAAATTTCACAGGGGCGTCTTATCCGCAAAACACCTGGTTTAACTTCCGCATTGCGATCAATTTCAACACCAACAACTGGGAAGTTTTTATTGACAACGTTTCGGTAGGTTCGTTTGCGAATCCGGTAAACCAGATTGCGTCTATCGATATTTACCCGACGGATCAAAATGCTCCTTACAGCTGCGGATACTTCATGGATGATTTTCATACGGTAATTACTCCGTACTCACTTCCTTCCCTGAACGCGGCGGCAAACGGATTGTCATTCGACCAGGGAATGCTGGCAGGAAATGCTGTGACTCCGAAAGTAGTTGTCAGAAACCTGGGAACCACTCCGATCACTTCTTTCGAATTGGACGTGGATTACAACGGAAACAACATTCATCAAACCGTTACAGGATTGAACCTGGCTTCTTTGGCAACAACTACTGTTACCATGACCGGAACCCTGACTTTAACAGGAAGCAACATGCCGATGACAGCAACAGTAAGCAATGTCAATAATGCAGGAGCAGACATGGATGCAAACGACGACGAACTTTCCATTGATCTAAATCCTTTAACACCAGCCATGGGTAAAATGGTAGTTGGAGAAGAAGGAACAGGAACCTGGTGTCAATGGTGTCCGAGAGGAGCTGTGTTCATGGACATGATGGAAACAAAATACGACCAGTACTGGGCAGGAATTGCAGTTCATAACGGCGATCCTATGACAGTTACAGTTTACGATGACGGAATCGGAGGATTGGTTTCCGGTTATCCTTCAGCTTTGGTTGACCGTATGAGCGTAATCGATCCTTCGGAAATGGAAGGTGATTTCTTAACGCGTGTGCAGGTTGCTCCGAAAGCATTGATCGAAAACGGTGCTACCTGGAATGCAACAACACGTGAATTAAAAGTATCAACATCTGCAAACTTCTTATCTTCAGCAACAAGCTCCTACAAATTGGGAATTGTTCTTACGGAAGACGAAGTAACGGGAACTTCCAGCAACTACAACCAGGCAAATGCGTATGCAGGTGGTGGCCAGGGAGCAATGGGCGGTTTTGAATCATTGCCAAACCCGGTACCGGCAGCACAGATGGTTTACGACCATGTTGCCAGAGCTATCGAACCAAGCTTCACAGGATATGCAAATAGCTTCCCGGCAACTGTAAACGCCGGAGAAACACATACAATCACAGCTACATTTACTATTCCGGCTACCTGGGACGAAACGAAGATCCACATCGTTGGATTGTTGTTCAATCCTGCGGGACAAATCGACAACGCAGGAAAAGCGACTATTACAGAAGCAGTAGCAAACGGATTTGTAGCAGGAACAGATGTTACGGCTGGATTGAACGATTTGGTACAAATTGACGATTTGGTACAGGTTTATCCGAACCCGGCTACAACAAGCGTTTCTGTGAACCTTCAAATCAAGGAACAAAGCGATGTGACCATTTCCGTAACGGATGTTGCAGGAAAAGAAATTTCCAGCAAAAACTACGGTCAAATGAACGGTGCTTCCGTGATTACGATCAATACAAGCAACACACCTGCGGGAGTTTATTTTGTAAATGTAAAAATGAACAACGCAGTTACCCAGAAAAAAGTGATTATCCAATAA